Proteins encoded together in one Pontiella desulfatans window:
- a CDS encoding putative glycoside hydrolase, protein MKLMQWMTGFIGLLIVGFAQGNAVTLNFTDLNSALSGNALNVGGSTADLVVSGAIVNNDYLYSVTYTGADFDGDLANDTLSFDVRVKGFVGSGPNDAQTAILGATGALVQLNSEDSWGVFGANDDNWNYDESLEFSIENATVSGGLTADFVGFAQVYLDEVNGSGHDALIGLGDYGRGISHFGFDGNRTVDLTSEGNALNPETLYVSSFDDGDGALRKEWGVGHVHFSIRLMPEGTVGWNGTYDSNWSIADNWTSGMVPGTEPGNTVILNGADDSVVVATLVEATNSCSLHVSDEATLEVCESGLVCDEIMLGTQAGVGGGHLRLFGRDATDLTVLGDMRVGHPSAVSESSVEASIGTLAVEGELAVDNGVLCIVGSNPAIEAYDLTVSSNGTLRFEFGKFPVSQMQVLNHLSITEGATLEIDLRHYSMGDNELELMTFGSVSGSFDPANITIVGLGGGVVTMDGDSLNLTVDDGVADRSSTLWFVATGGNGTDNLNLQINTGRRIRNLSSPDLSYTAAADGDAMVYSASWGGSDFDGDGVNDLVSFDLRVEGFSGSTFTYEDSGTTNMGAASMTMLGSPAVVSGNSEGWGVGTDEDLDAGETLRFSVENLQLSTPGVGDVGSFVGMRMVEPNGGNNHVLIVGEGVDLESWKWSNYLNVGFAPEYPLLVTSAASSKVGVNEIAVKLIVSEQPDVLGTETGDYSVYPTGPEHISEYPAATNINYPDFSWDTLPMAARVSAPSPLSDEYAELMATSYPRLALGGNSDYGYEYNEEGIHATAAQLKSFNPNVHLMTYRNSGVHFNGWAANTNFNQAEWCKYTLDEDGNRQYDTASGGQYQYNHDHPGLRKWWVDVAASLVEDPNIDGISIDKANGGDNPVQNDAGELEAPDGRVQSYIDLKERCPEGTILNGNILRTQRFGGNRELLHIYNGSYLESWAKNGNRLVMMNRADSICASIQLIREARVKGYFVEVNYPELKWHKSDNEDASDMVADGREQEVRDIMQETFQVPLAYHLITLEPYSYFSYQVDTGEEFGYHPKAHFDEFRNPLGEPLGPPVRNGYIYTRSFEHVDVWLDVENDACQLIWDWMPTADAQSVNCDEDSSVNITLTGSDPRGTDFTYAVHEHPTYGTLSGTAPNLVYTPDPDFIGEDSFTFKTYNDMAKSLRTTVSISVANANEDAPVGNDVSVMTAMGVPVDLTLSGSDADGDTDFTYAVGAPAHGSLSGTAPNLTYTPEYGYVGTDSFTFTMNDGGLDSAPATATILVSDIIAGYDFDDGADAATTNATLVAVDVTASDYGVGAGLIPVVHNGDNALTEEADAEGNPFGTANAFSFGGWRTAFGFTDMGNRDELDTAIATNDYMTFTVTPADGRLLDLSRLSFRTRVNDLNHAAERWALFSSVDGFVEGQEIAVGRTETIDTYINNVISLVDAKFQGLSEAVEFRLYIYGGNGTNGSDTLFDKVILHGTVGMAPDAGMISFIDLNASTSSNTLQVAGSTNNLTVTGISASNDYVYSIVYTGADYDGDAANDTVTFDVRVKGWSGSVTASGTETANTSSNEASATIGTTNEAVAIAGGARFSVGGNMDDGETLEFMVENMAVSLTDTTKAGSAVPAGFYSALLEETAGHSHQTVFGEGTGLLGWDWNGPNQESGTLDVGTGSLYVSSDASTGGTSNPFNWGVDNVDFRIIVVVEDSTDGPELALGVSGGSLSLSWDGGGSYNLLTNANLQDADGWGLVTNTVSPYTNTISSDAQMFFKLSE, encoded by the coding sequence ATGAAATTAATGCAATGGATGACGGGATTTATCGGTCTGCTTATTGTGGGATTTGCGCAGGGGAATGCGGTAACGTTAAATTTTACGGATCTTAATTCCGCGTTATCAGGAAATGCCCTGAATGTCGGCGGCAGTACGGCTGATCTGGTGGTTTCGGGGGCCATTGTGAATAATGATTACCTCTATTCGGTGACCTATACGGGCGCTGATTTTGACGGAGATTTGGCAAACGACACGCTTTCGTTCGATGTGCGGGTCAAAGGTTTTGTCGGTAGCGGGCCGAATGATGCGCAAACGGCCATTCTCGGCGCAACGGGTGCACTGGTTCAATTGAACAGCGAAGATTCCTGGGGCGTTTTTGGAGCGAATGACGATAACTGGAACTATGATGAGAGTCTGGAGTTCAGCATCGAGAATGCAACGGTGAGTGGCGGATTAACTGCGGACTTTGTCGGTTTTGCACAGGTTTACCTGGATGAGGTGAACGGCAGCGGACATGATGCACTGATCGGGTTAGGTGATTATGGCCGGGGCATTTCGCATTTTGGTTTTGATGGAAACAGGACCGTTGATCTGACTTCGGAAGGTAATGCCCTCAACCCGGAAACGCTGTATGTATCCTCGTTTGATGATGGTGATGGTGCTCTCCGTAAAGAATGGGGCGTAGGGCATGTTCATTTTTCCATAAGGCTCATGCCGGAGGGTACGGTAGGCTGGAACGGCACGTACGACAGCAACTGGAGCATTGCTGACAACTGGACGTCGGGAATGGTGCCGGGAACGGAACCTGGCAATACGGTTATTTTAAACGGCGCAGACGATTCGGTGGTGGTGGCCACGTTGGTGGAAGCAACCAATTCATGTTCTCTGCATGTGAGTGACGAAGCAACGCTTGAAGTTTGCGAAAGCGGTCTGGTCTGCGATGAAATCATGCTGGGCACGCAGGCCGGAGTGGGCGGCGGGCACCTGAGGCTGTTTGGTCGTGACGCAACGGATTTGACGGTTTTAGGGGATATGCGGGTGGGGCATCCTTCGGCAGTATCCGAATCCTCCGTGGAGGCGAGCATCGGTACGCTGGCGGTTGAAGGCGAGCTTGCTGTCGATAACGGTGTTCTGTGTATTGTGGGCTCCAATCCTGCGATCGAGGCGTATGACCTTACCGTGTCTTCGAACGGCACTCTGCGGTTTGAATTTGGAAAATTTCCTGTCAGCCAGATGCAGGTATTGAACCATCTTTCCATTACCGAAGGCGCAACGCTGGAGATTGATCTGCGCCACTACTCGATGGGCGATAACGAGCTTGAACTGATGACGTTCGGTTCGGTGAGCGGCTCTTTTGATCCGGCCAACATTACGATTGTTGGCCTGGGCGGGGGCGTCGTCACCATGGATGGCGACAGCCTGAACCTGACCGTGGATGATGGTGTAGCCGACCGGTCCAGCACCCTTTGGTTCGTTGCAACGGGAGGGAACGGAACAGATAATCTGAACCTGCAGATCAATACCGGGCGGCGAATCCGCAATCTGTCATCTCCCGACCTGAGCTATACGGCTGCAGCCGACGGGGATGCCATGGTCTATTCGGCCTCCTGGGGCGGTTCCGATTTTGATGGGGACGGCGTTAATGATTTGGTTTCGTTCGACCTGAGGGTGGAAGGATTTTCCGGTTCAACCTTTACCTACGAGGATTCCGGAACGACCAATATGGGAGCCGCTTCGATGACCATGTTGGGAAGCCCGGCTGTCGTCAGTGGCAACAGTGAAGGCTGGGGCGTAGGAACCGATGAAGATCTGGATGCCGGGGAAACGCTCCGGTTCAGTGTGGAAAACCTGCAGCTGTCGACTCCGGGGGTAGGCGATGTCGGCAGTTTTGTCGGGATGCGAATGGTTGAGCCCAATGGGGGTAATAACCATGTACTGATAGTCGGCGAAGGAGTCGATTTGGAGTCATGGAAGTGGAGTAATTATTTAAACGTCGGGTTTGCTCCGGAATATCCTTTGCTGGTCACTTCGGCTGCCAGCTCAAAAGTGGGGGTGAACGAGATCGCCGTTAAATTGATTGTGTCGGAGCAGCCGGATGTGTTGGGCACCGAAACGGGGGACTATTCTGTATACCCGACGGGACCGGAGCATATCAGCGAGTATCCGGCGGCCACCAACATTAATTATCCGGATTTCTCGTGGGATACCCTGCCGATGGCGGCTCGCGTAAGTGCCCCATCTCCCTTAAGCGATGAATACGCCGAGTTAATGGCAACAAGCTATCCAAGATTGGCGCTGGGAGGGAACAGTGATTATGGATATGAATATAACGAAGAGGGGATACATGCCACGGCCGCTCAGCTTAAATCCTTTAATCCCAATGTGCATTTAATGACGTACCGCAATTCGGGCGTTCATTTTAACGGGTGGGCGGCCAATACTAATTTTAATCAGGCAGAATGGTGTAAATACACCCTCGATGAAGATGGAAACAGGCAATACGATACCGCGAGCGGTGGGCAGTATCAATACAACCATGACCATCCAGGTCTGCGGAAGTGGTGGGTCGATGTGGCGGCCAGCCTGGTTGAAGACCCCAACATCGACGGGATTTCTATCGATAAAGCGAACGGCGGCGACAATCCCGTGCAGAATGATGCCGGTGAGCTCGAGGCTCCGGACGGGCGTGTTCAGTCGTATATAGACCTCAAGGAACGGTGTCCGGAAGGAACGATTCTGAACGGAAATATTCTGCGCACGCAGCGTTTTGGAGGAAACCGCGAGCTTCTTCACATTTACAACGGATCCTATTTGGAATCCTGGGCAAAAAATGGAAATCGCCTGGTCATGATGAATCGTGCCGACTCGATTTGCGCCAGTATACAATTAATACGAGAGGCGCGGGTGAAGGGCTATTTTGTGGAAGTCAATTATCCTGAGCTGAAATGGCATAAAAGCGATAATGAAGACGCCTCAGACATGGTAGCGGACGGGCGCGAGCAGGAGGTGCGGGATATCATGCAGGAAACTTTTCAGGTCCCGCTGGCCTATCACCTGATTACGCTGGAACCCTATTCCTACTTCAGTTATCAGGTGGATACAGGAGAGGAGTTCGGTTACCATCCCAAAGCCCACTTCGACGAGTTCCGCAATCCGCTGGGCGAACCGCTGGGGCCGCCGGTTCGAAACGGTTATATTTATACCCGCTCGTTCGAGCATGTGGATGTCTGGCTGGATGTGGAAAACGATGCATGCCAGCTGATCTGGGACTGGATGCCGACCGCGGATGCACAGAGCGTAAACTGTGATGAAGACAGCTCGGTAAACATCACCCTGACCGGTTCTGATCCGCGGGGGACCGACTTTACCTATGCGGTTCATGAGCATCCCACCTACGGGACGCTTTCCGGAACCGCTCCGAATCTGGTCTATACGCCCGATCCCGACTTTATCGGGGAGGACAGTTTTACCTTTAAAACCTATAACGATATGGCCAAAAGCCTGAGGACGACTGTATCCATTTCGGTTGCGAACGCAAATGAGGATGCGCCGGTTGGGAACGACGTCAGCGTCATGACCGCGATGGGCGTTCCGGTAGATCTCACACTGAGCGGCAGCGATGCGGATGGCGATACCGACTTCACCTATGCGGTGGGTGCTCCGGCTCATGGCTCGCTGAGCGGAACGGCGCCGAATCTGACCTATACGCCGGAATACGGTTATGTTGGAACGGACAGCTTTACGTTCACCATGAACGACGGTGGGCTGGACAGCGCCCCGGCCACCGCAACGATTCTGGTTTCCGATATTATCGCCGGATATGACTTTGATGACGGGGCGGATGCCGCCACGACGAATGCAACCCTTGTGGCGGTCGATGTGACCGCCAGCGATTATGGCGTAGGAGCCGGCCTGATCCCTGTTGTTCACAATGGCGATAATGCCCTGACAGAAGAGGCCGATGCGGAAGGCAACCCGTTCGGGACTGCAAATGCGTTTTCGTTCGGCGGGTGGCGGACGGCCTTCGGTTTCACCGACATGGGCAATAGAGATGAACTGGACACGGCGATCGCCACAAATGACTACATGACCTTCACCGTTACGCCTGCAGACGGTCGTTTGTTGGATCTATCCCGCTTGTCTTTCCGAACACGGGTCAATGACCTGAACCATGCGGCGGAGCGATGGGCACTCTTCTCTTCGGTGGATGGTTTTGTTGAAGGGCAGGAAATTGCAGTGGGCCGAACCGAGACGATCGATACGTACATCAACAACGTGATCAGTTTGGTTGATGCAAAATTCCAGGGTCTGAGCGAGGCCGTCGAATTCCGCCTCTACATCTATGGAGGGAATGGAACGAATGGTTCTGATACCTTGTTCGACAAGGTCATCCTGCACGGAACGGTTGGCATGGCGCCTGATGCGGGGATGATTTCCTTTATAGACCTTAATGCGTCTACAAGTTCCAATACGCTGCAGGTCGCCGGAAGCACCAACAACCTGACGGTTACAGGCATTTCCGCAAGTAACGATTATGTATATTCCATCGTCTATACCGGCGCGGACTATGACGGCGATGCCGCCAACGATACGGTGACCTTTGATGTGCGCGTCAAAGGCTGGAGCGGCTCAGTAACCGCTTCCGGAACCGAGACGGCGAATACCAGCAGCAATGAGGCGTCTGCGACGATCGGCACAACGAACGAGGCCGTTGCTATTGCGGGCGGGGCCCGTTTCTCAGTGGGCGGGAATATGGACGATGGCGAAACCCTGGAATTTATGGTTGAAAACATGGCGGTATCCCTCACGGATACAACCAAAGCCGGAAGTGCGGTTCCGGCCGGTTTCTATTCAGCTTTGTTGGAGGAAACGGCCGGCCATTCCCATCAAACGGTCTTTGGCGAAGGCACCGGTTTGCTGGGTTGGGACTGGAACGGACCCAATCAGGAATCAGGAACCCTGGATGTGGGGACGGGGTCGCTCTATGTATCCTCGGATGCATCTACCGGCGGGACGTCCAACCCATTTAACTGGGGCGTTGATAATGTTGATTTTAGAATCATCGTGGTCGTGGAAGATTCGACGGATGGCCCTGAGCTCGCCCTCGGTGTTTCCGGCGGTTCGCTTAGCCTGTCCTGGGACGGCGGCGGAAGCTACAACCTACTGACCAATGCCAACTTGCAGGATGCGGATGGATGGGGACTTGTTACAAATACTGTTTCCCCGTATACCAACACCATTAGTAGCGATGCCCAGATGTTTTTTAAGCTGAGCGAGTAA
- a CDS encoding PEP-CTERM sorting domain-containing protein (PEP-CTERM proteins occur, often in large numbers, in the proteomes of bacteria that also encode an exosortase, a predicted intramembrane cysteine proteinase. The presence of a PEP-CTERM domain at a protein's C-terminus predicts cleavage within the sorting domain, followed by covalent anchoring to some some component of the (usually Gram-negative) cell surface. Many PEP-CTERM proteins exhibit an unusual sequence composition that includes large numbers of potential glycosylation sites. Expression of one such protein has been shown restore the ability of a bacterium to form floc, a type of biofilm.): protein MKKTISLGLLGLFLVGIVQADTVLFSNFNNVSNVDGVSTNTAGAIGGTINSITRTVVGDNYNFAISYTDTEGEALTFDLIVEGYTGGVITSSLTGNGTGTSGSATIGTTSAAVGEVTGGTIVGAAFGVGNSMEGTGSLKFSVANLAYKGGSATFDGFSAAFSQEYNQNNHIAVVGSGTGLFEHRWGQSSEQQLTTGDVSNLYISGATGGNDRWGVSSLDFGITTIIPEPATMGMIMASGFGIIFIRRRFMM, encoded by the coding sequence ATGAAAAAAACAATTAGTTTAGGGCTCCTTGGCCTATTTCTGGTGGGAATCGTGCAGGCGGATACCGTTTTGTTCTCGAATTTTAATAATGTGAGCAACGTGGACGGAGTGAGCACCAACACCGCCGGCGCAATCGGCGGCACCATCAACAGCATCACGAGAACGGTCGTGGGCGATAACTACAACTTTGCGATCAGCTATACCGATACTGAGGGAGAAGCCCTGACGTTTGACCTGATCGTGGAGGGGTATACGGGGGGCGTAATCACGAGTAGTTTAACTGGGAATGGAACTGGAACCAGCGGTTCGGCGACCATCGGGACAACGAGTGCGGCTGTCGGGGAGGTTACTGGCGGCACCATTGTCGGGGCGGCATTTGGTGTTGGTAACAGTATGGAAGGGACCGGATCCCTTAAATTTAGTGTGGCGAACCTGGCCTATAAGGGTGGAAGTGCAACCTTTGACGGTTTCAGTGCGGCATTTTCCCAAGAGTATAATCAAAACAATCACATAGCGGTTGTCGGCTCGGGAACCGGCCTCTTTGAGCACCGGTGGGGGCAGTCATCTGAACAGCAACTGACCACCGGGGATGTTTCAAATCTTTATATCTCAGGAGCAACCGGCGGTAACGACAGATGGGGAGTCAGTAGTCTTGATTTTGGTATCACCACGATCATCCCGGAACCGGCAACAATGGGAATGATTATGGCCAGCGGTTTTGGGATTATCTTTATCCGCCGCAGGTTCATGATGTAA
- a CDS encoding IS4 family transposase, translated as MKKQHKHKPAGHRYTTLKQLCNLIPGHMVSSLAQKHGVDIQSRTYTPWSHVVSLLYAHFSHALGLNDVCDALQMNAAALSTIRGAVPPSRNNLSHANKIRNADMAEELYWCMMKHLMDTVPGFAKGKVRRGYLRRFSKTIHALDSTTIQLVANCMDWAKHRRRKAAAKCHLRLDLQSFLPRCAIIDTAKHHDSTMTQSLCAELKPGEIAVFDKAYNKFKHLFELTVRGVWWVGRAKDNMQYKVVRTLETTGHKRILRDEVIEMVVEASKKAYPCELRRVVALVEINGKDVEIAFITNHLEWSAWTVAELYRCRWDIEVFFKEIKQTLQLSDFLGYSANAVRWQIWMGLLVHLLMRCLAFMHGWEHSFKRQFTVVRAVLWRRWNLPALLDSYGTAKPPGRIRGAPEQAYLPGFV; from the coding sequence ATGAAAAAACAACATAAACACAAGCCAGCCGGACATAGGTATACAACCTTGAAACAATTGTGCAATCTGATTCCCGGACACATGGTGTCGAGCCTTGCGCAGAAGCATGGCGTGGACATTCAAAGCCGGACGTACACGCCGTGGAGCCATGTGGTTTCTTTGCTGTACGCCCACTTCTCCCATGCACTCGGACTCAACGATGTGTGCGACGCGCTCCAGATGAACGCGGCGGCGCTCTCTACCATCCGCGGCGCGGTTCCTCCGTCGCGTAACAACCTGAGCCACGCGAACAAGATCCGCAACGCGGACATGGCCGAAGAGCTCTACTGGTGCATGATGAAGCATCTGATGGATACAGTCCCGGGCTTCGCGAAGGGCAAGGTTCGGCGCGGATACCTCCGGCGCTTCAGCAAGACGATCCATGCGCTGGACTCGACCACGATCCAGCTCGTCGCCAACTGCATGGACTGGGCGAAGCATCGCCGCCGCAAGGCTGCGGCCAAGTGCCACCTGCGCCTCGACCTGCAAAGCTTCCTGCCCCGGTGCGCCATCATCGACACGGCGAAGCACCATGACAGCACGATGACCCAAAGCCTGTGCGCCGAGCTCAAACCCGGTGAAATCGCCGTGTTCGACAAGGCCTACAACAAGTTCAAGCATCTTTTCGAGCTGACGGTGCGCGGTGTCTGGTGGGTTGGCCGGGCGAAGGACAACATGCAGTACAAGGTGGTGCGCACCCTCGAAACCACCGGGCACAAGCGCATCCTGCGCGACGAGGTCATCGAGATGGTGGTCGAAGCATCGAAGAAAGCCTATCCGTGCGAGTTGCGCCGGGTCGTGGCGCTGGTCGAGATTAACGGCAAGGATGTCGAAATCGCCTTCATCACCAATCACCTGGAGTGGAGCGCGTGGACGGTCGCCGAACTCTACCGTTGCCGCTGGGACATCGAGGTGTTCTTCAAGGAGATCAAGCAGACGCTCCAACTCTCCGACTTCCTGGGCTACAGCGCCAACGCCGTGCGCTGGCAGATCTGGATGGGGCTGCTGGTCCACCTGCTGATGCGCTGCCTCGCGTTCATGCACGGATGGGAGCACAGCTTCAAGCGGCAGTTCACTGTTGTGCGCGCGGTGCTTTGGCGCCGGTGGAACCTGCCCGCCTTGCTGGATTCCTATGGGACAGCCAAACCGCCCGGCCGCATACGGGGTGCGCCGGAACAGGCGTATCTGCCGGGGTTTGTCTAA
- a CDS encoding Ig-like domain-containing protein, whose protein sequence is MKKGLVACCICLLAGVVQAAIVYQDNFDNDGLGVNTNGVGGGLGNRTIYGTKSWADDGNLQYVTGTGTAHGERALTYSENGFQSAEGFELTVSYLNSSYGNSSKIALGLISTDTDFSTYGGMNPFTESSTYSVGITTDIGDLTFTDGVSSTNLYDGPELPLNADTNVVIRIENDGAGGADWSWSLGGVSQGSGNIAVFDFSKTYHFVAYGRDDAGDKRINSVSLTALGNAVPTADSQSLKVYPDTPQEITLTGHDPEGSTLVYEVVDMPTNGTLDVSSIPDVLYTPTGGYEGPDHFTFTVADGVATSSTATISITVALNDAPVAAAQDLQMQPDTGLDITLSGADEDGPSNLTYIVLSSPVNGTLATNGALPDLIYTPTTGYEGADSFTFSVFDGLSNSTPATISISVTNELPTATAQSVSVLPDGAVDIMLSGSDPDNGPSNLTYTVLSQPVNGSLATNGALPNLTYTPDPGYEGADSFTFSVFDGLTESDAATVSIAVTNYVPNADSQHVAAEAGTNVVITLTGSDPEGSNLVFEVVDYPANGSLDESAMPDVLYTPAEDFIGDDSFTFTVSDGVNVSDAATVFISVLPDGTTVSFMDLNADTVSNTLMVAGSTSNLTVTGVAVSNDYVYSVAYTGADYDGDTANDTVTFDVRVKGWIGSITDAGTEAANTSSDQASAIIGTTNEVVGIAGGDRFSVGGNMADGATLEFMVENMAVSLTDATQVGSAVPAGFYSARLEETSGHSHQTVFGEGTGLLGFDWNGPNLESGTLSVGTGSLYISADAPDPLATSSFSWGVVNVDFNIIVSVANAGVPDLALDVSGSDLVFSWEGSATYDVLTNANLAYPNWGVAVSGAASPVTNAIGSEDQLFFRLSE, encoded by the coding sequence ATGAAAAAGGGACTGGTTGCATGTTGCATTTGTTTGCTGGCTGGAGTCGTACAGGCGGCGATTGTCTACCAGGACAACTTCGATAATGACGGGCTTGGCGTCAACACAAACGGTGTCGGCGGCGGGTTGGGCAACAGGACCATTTATGGGACAAAGTCCTGGGCTGATGATGGAAACCTTCAATATGTCACGGGTACCGGAACTGCTCATGGGGAAAGAGCATTGACCTATTCCGAAAATGGGTTTCAGTCCGCCGAAGGTTTTGAACTTACCGTAAGTTATTTGAATAGTAGTTACGGCAATTCGAGCAAAATTGCGTTGGGTCTGATCAGCACTGATACGGATTTCAGCACGTACGGCGGTATGAATCCGTTTACGGAGTCCTCTACGTATAGTGTGGGGATAACCACCGATATCGGAGACCTTACGTTTACAGACGGTGTTTCATCTACGAACCTGTATGACGGCCCCGAGCTTCCGTTGAATGCCGATACCAATGTTGTTATACGAATTGAAAACGACGGCGCCGGTGGAGCGGACTGGTCGTGGTCGCTGGGTGGTGTGAGTCAAGGCTCCGGCAATATCGCGGTATTTGATTTCAGCAAAACCTATCATTTTGTCGCTTACGGCCGGGATGATGCGGGCGATAAGAGAATCAATTCGGTGTCGCTGACTGCGCTCGGGAATGCGGTTCCTACCGCTGATTCCCAAAGTTTGAAGGTATACCCCGATACCCCGCAGGAAATCACGCTGACCGGTCACGATCCGGAGGGCAGTACCCTGGTTTATGAAGTGGTCGATATGCCGACCAACGGCACGCTGGATGTCAGTTCTATTCCGGACGTTCTCTACACACCGACAGGAGGTTATGAAGGCCCTGACCACTTTACGTTCACGGTTGCCGACGGAGTCGCTACCAGTAGCACCGCGACCATTTCAATTACGGTGGCGCTGAATGACGCGCCTGTCGCCGCGGCACAGGATCTGCAGATGCAGCCCGACACCGGTTTGGATATCACGCTGAGCGGTGCCGATGAAGACGGCCCCAGCAACCTGACCTATATCGTGCTGAGTTCGCCGGTGAACGGGACGCTTGCGACGAACGGCGCGCTTCCGGACCTGATCTATACGCCTACTACAGGGTATGAAGGAGCGGACAGCTTTACGTTCTCGGTCTTCGATGGTTTGAGTAACAGCACTCCGGCCACCATTTCAATTTCAGTGACGAATGAGCTGCCGACCGCCACGGCGCAAAGTGTGAGCGTATTACCGGATGGTGCTGTGGATATTATGCTGAGCGGCAGTGATCCGGATAATGGTCCCAGTAACCTGACGTATACTGTGCTTTCTCAGCCGGTCAATGGGTCGTTGGCGACAAACGGCGCGCTTCCGAACCTGACCTACACTCCGGATCCGGGGTATGAGGGGGCTGACAGCTTTACGTTCTCAGTCTTTGATGGCCTGACTGAAAGTGATGCGGCCACCGTTTCGATTGCCGTAACGAACTATGTTCCCAACGCTGATTCACAACACGTGGCCGCCGAAGCAGGAACGAACGTTGTGATTACGCTGACCGGCAGTGATCCCGAAGGTAGCAACCTGGTTTTTGAGGTCGTGGATTATCCGGCCAACGGCTCACTGGACGAAAGTGCCATGCCGGATGTGCTCTATACCCCGGCAGAGGACTTTATCGGAGATGACAGCTTTACCTTCACCGTCAGTGACGGGGTAAACGTCAGCGATGCGGCCACGGTATTCATTTCTGTTCTGCCGGACGGGACGACGGTTTCCTTTATGGATCTTAATGCGGACACAGTTTCCAATACGTTGATGGTTGCCGGCAGCACCAGCAACCTGACGGTTACAGGCGTTGCTGTGAGTAACGATTATGTGTATTCAGTCGCCTATACCGGCGCGGACTATGACGGCGATACCGCCAACGACACGGTGACCTTTGATGTGCGCGTCAAGGGCTGGATCGGCTCAATAACCGATGCCGGAACCGAGGCGGCGAATACCAGCAGCGATCAGGCGTCTGCGATAATTGGCACAACGAACGAGGTCGTTGGTATTGCTGGCGGGGACCGTTTTTCCGTGGGCGGGAATATGGCCGATGGCGCAACTCTGGAATTTATGGTTGAAAACATGGCGGTATCCCTCACGGATGCAACCCAAGTCGGCAGTGCGGTTCCGGCCGGTTTCTATTCAGCCCGGTTGGAAGAAACCAGTGGCCATTCCCATCAAACGGTCTTTGGAGAAGGCACCGGTTTGCTAGGCTTTGATTGGAACGGACCTAATCTGGAATCCGGAACGCTCTCTGTCGGTACGGGGTCGCTTTACATATCTGCAGATGCTCCCGACCCCTTGGCAACCAGTTCATTTAGCTGGGGCGTTGTAAATGTCGATTTCAACATCATCGTATCCGTGGCTAATGCAGGTGTTCCTGATCTCGCTCTCGACGTTTCCGGTAGCGACCTGGTGTTCTCTTGGGAAGGTTCAGCGACCTACGATGTGCTGACCAATGCAAACCTTGCGTACCCGAACTGGGGCGTAGCGGTTTCGGGCGCGGCATCGCCAGTGACCAATGCCATCGGCTCCGAAGACCAGCTGTTCTTTAGGCTGAGCGAGTAA